The Mycolicibacterium mageritense genome contains a region encoding:
- a CDS encoding NAD(P)H-dependent flavin oxidoreductase: MKPAICEQFGIDFPLFAFSHCRDVVAAVTNAGGFGVLGATAYTPEQLDREMSWIDGQVGGKPYGADIIVPAKFEGKGENLSRGQLGERIPAEYREFVAQLLKDHGIEPEPEQRLGGSSLSGDTGRDLLDVAMSHPIKLIANALGVPPDYMIEAGRERGVPVAALVGAREHAVKQVQAGVDLIVAQGTEAGGHCGEVTTMVLIPEVLDAIGGQVPVLAAGGIVTGRQMAAAVALGADGAWTGSVWLTTEEAETAPHTVQKMLAATSRDTVRSTGRTGKPARQLVSEWTDAWQPNPAGHQTLPLPLQNMLAEPVIRRIDVLAAQGHPGAQALATYFVGQGVGLMNKVKPAREVVREFIEDYLAATERLSNSLPD; the protein is encoded by the coding sequence GTGAAACCCGCCATCTGTGAACAGTTCGGTATCGACTTTCCGCTCTTTGCCTTCAGTCACTGTCGGGACGTGGTCGCTGCGGTCACCAACGCCGGGGGCTTCGGCGTGCTCGGTGCGACTGCCTACACGCCCGAACAACTCGACCGCGAGATGTCCTGGATTGACGGGCAGGTCGGCGGCAAACCATATGGCGCGGACATCATCGTGCCCGCCAAGTTCGAGGGCAAGGGCGAGAACCTGAGCCGGGGGCAGCTCGGCGAGCGGATCCCCGCCGAATACCGCGAGTTCGTCGCGCAATTGCTCAAAGACCACGGCATCGAGCCCGAGCCCGAGCAACGCCTGGGCGGTTCGTCGCTGTCCGGCGACACCGGCAGGGATCTGCTCGACGTCGCGATGAGCCACCCCATCAAGCTGATCGCCAACGCGCTCGGCGTGCCGCCCGACTACATGATCGAGGCCGGCCGGGAGCGGGGCGTGCCGGTCGCGGCGCTCGTGGGTGCGCGTGAGCATGCCGTCAAACAGGTGCAGGCCGGGGTGGATCTGATCGTCGCGCAGGGCACGGAAGCCGGTGGCCATTGCGGCGAGGTGACGACGATGGTGCTGATCCCCGAAGTGCTGGACGCGATCGGCGGTCAGGTTCCCGTGCTCGCGGCGGGCGGCATCGTCACCGGACGGCAGATGGCGGCCGCGGTGGCGCTGGGTGCCGACGGGGCGTGGACGGGGTCGGTGTGGTTGACGACCGAAGAGGCCGAGACCGCACCGCACACCGTGCAGAAGATGCTCGCGGCGACCTCCCGCGACACCGTCCGGTCGACGGGCCGGACCGGCAAGCCGGCACGCCAATTGGTCTCGGAGTGGACCGATGCGTGGCAGCCCAATCCCGCAGGGCACCAGACCTTGCCGCTGCCCCTGCAGAACATGCTCGCCGAGCCCGTCATCCGGCGCATCGATGTGCTTGCCGCGCAGGGACATCCGGGTGCGCAGGCGCTGGCCACCTATTTCGTCGGCCAGGGCGTCGGATTGATGAACAAGGTCAAACCGGCCCGCGAAGTCGTGCGGGAGTTCATCGAGGACTATCTGGCGGCCACCGAACGGCTGAGCAACTCGCTGCCCGACTAG
- a CDS encoding DUF4229 domain-containing protein encodes MIVDVLVYAVARLVLVAVLTGVIFGVGHLLGVREFPIVVALLFAFVIALPLGIWLFTPLRDRATASIAVFDERRRKDRAQLQARLRGEEPPAEQ; translated from the coding sequence ATGATCGTCGATGTCCTGGTCTACGCCGTGGCTCGGCTCGTCCTGGTGGCGGTTTTGACCGGCGTGATTTTCGGGGTCGGCCATCTGCTTGGGGTGCGGGAGTTTCCCATCGTCGTCGCGTTGCTGTTCGCGTTCGTGATCGCACTGCCGTTGGGCATCTGGTTGTTCACGCCGCTACGGGACCGCGCGACCGCGTCCATCGCGGTGTTCGACGAGCGGCGGCGCAAGGACCGGGCTCAGCTGCAGGCCCGACTGCGCGGCGAAGAGCCGCCGGCCGAGCAGTGA
- a CDS encoding Clp protease N-terminal domain-containing protein, which produces MFERFSRAAKVSVVLAQEEARELAANDIRPEHLLVGVLQSAGRDLAALLAGFGLTVEEVRGKLVAADAPGDESFDADAEALRSIGIDLHAVRDNVNRTFGAGAFDNALRRSGRRRRRRSHIPFTKSAKKVLELALRESLAHKDGYIGCEHILLGILRGGDDYTVGLITEHVSVAALRAGIVDLLDQAA; this is translated from the coding sequence ATGTTCGAACGGTTCAGTCGTGCTGCGAAGGTGTCGGTCGTATTGGCTCAGGAAGAGGCTCGTGAACTGGCGGCCAACGACATTCGACCGGAACACCTCTTGGTGGGTGTCTTGCAGAGCGCGGGCCGTGACTTGGCGGCGCTGCTTGCCGGTTTCGGCCTCACCGTGGAAGAGGTTCGCGGCAAGCTGGTCGCCGCGGACGCGCCCGGTGACGAATCGTTCGATGCCGACGCGGAGGCCCTACGTTCCATCGGCATCGACCTGCATGCGGTGCGCGACAACGTGAACCGCACGTTCGGTGCCGGTGCGTTCGACAATGCTCTGCGTCGATCAGGACGGCGGCGCAGGCGCCGCAGCCATATTCCCTTCACGAAGTCGGCCAAGAAGGTGCTGGAGTTGGCACTGCGAGAATCGTTGGCGCACAAGGACGGTTACATCGGCTGTGAGCACATCCTGCTCGGGATCCTGCGCGGCGGTGACGACTACACCGTCGGGCTGATCACCGAGCATGTCAGCGTCGCGGCCCTGCGCGCCGGCATCGTCGATCTCCTGGACCAGGCTGCTTGA
- a CDS encoding NAD-dependent epimerase/dehydratase family protein, producing the protein MRVLLTGAAGFIGTRIAQALTAAGHDVVGVDAMLPAAHGPDAQTPAACRRVDIRDRDALAPLLKGVDVVCHQAAVVGAGVNAADAPSYGSHNDYGTTVLLAEMFAAGCSRLVLASSMVVYGQGGFDCPQHGSVDPLPRTRVDLDAGVFEHRCPFDGSPLRWALVGEDAPLRPRSLYAASKTAQEHYALAWSDAVKGSVVALRYHNVYGPAMPRDTPYSGVAAIFRSQLESGGVPTVYEDGGQMRDFVHVDDVAAANVAAVQYPEPGFNAFNVCSGQPISIMDVATRLCEARGGGAPVVTGQYRSGDVRHIVASPARAADVLGFRAAVDPRDGLAEFAFAPLRG; encoded by the coding sequence GTGAGGGTTCTGCTCACCGGTGCGGCGGGTTTCATCGGAACCCGTATCGCGCAGGCGCTCACCGCTGCCGGTCACGACGTCGTCGGCGTCGACGCGATGCTACCCGCGGCGCACGGCCCCGATGCTCAAACCCCGGCGGCCTGTCGCCGCGTCGACATCCGTGACCGAGACGCGCTGGCCCCACTGCTGAAGGGCGTCGACGTGGTGTGCCACCAGGCCGCGGTGGTGGGCGCGGGTGTGAATGCGGCCGACGCGCCGTCCTACGGCAGCCACAACGACTACGGCACCACGGTCTTATTGGCCGAGATGTTCGCTGCGGGGTGTTCACGCCTGGTGCTGGCGTCATCGATGGTGGTCTACGGCCAGGGCGGTTTCGACTGCCCGCAGCACGGCTCGGTCGACCCGTTGCCGCGCACCCGCGTCGATTTGGACGCAGGAGTTTTCGAGCACCGGTGTCCGTTCGACGGTTCGCCACTGCGGTGGGCGTTGGTGGGGGAGGACGCGCCGCTGCGCCCCCGCAGCCTGTACGCGGCGAGCAAGACCGCGCAGGAGCACTACGCGCTGGCGTGGAGTGACGCCGTCAAAGGTTCCGTCGTCGCGCTGCGCTACCACAACGTCTACGGGCCCGCCATGCCCCGCGACACACCGTATTCGGGCGTTGCGGCCATCTTTCGTTCACAGCTCGAATCCGGCGGGGTGCCAACGGTTTACGAGGATGGCGGGCAGATGCGCGACTTCGTTCACGTCGACGACGTGGCGGCGGCCAACGTCGCGGCCGTGCAATACCCGGAGCCGGGTTTCAACGCGTTCAACGTGTGTTCGGGGCAGCCCATCTCGATCATGGATGTGGCCACCCGGTTGTGTGAGGCCCGCGGCGGGGGCGCTCCCGTCGTCACCGGGCAGTACCGCAGCGGGGACGTCCGCCACATCGTCGCCTCACCGGCACGTGCGGCCGACGTGCTGGGGTTCCGCGCCGCGGTCGACCCGCGTGACGGACTGGCCGAGTTCGCGTTCGCGCCGCTGCGTGGTTAG
- a CDS encoding sensor histidine kinase — protein sequence MPGNDFWQIIGWALACSIPVVVAGAIAIRLARNWSLAVSMVALVLIPTLATFTGVLGASGFMITETFQRTAVVLVIVAVVTIPAAVMLARYQARRTMWEQEIRESERAAEHSRRQLVAFVSHDLRTPLAGIRAVSEAIADGVVSDEEVRLHAKHIEQESIRLSEMVDDLFEMSKINAGAVQPAHEQVALDEVVDDVLAAHRIAAERAGVALKAELPTEPVRVVGSDRALVRVLSNLIANAIAHTPDGGVVTLTVGSDDTGAWARVDDTGVGIDEADLPRVFDIAYRGSNGRVPRADSSLPSGSGLGLAIAAGLVAAHGGSLSAHNLAAGARFEVRLPFAE from the coding sequence ATGCCGGGCAATGACTTCTGGCAGATCATCGGGTGGGCGCTGGCCTGCTCGATTCCTGTCGTGGTGGCGGGAGCCATCGCGATCCGGCTGGCGCGCAACTGGTCTCTCGCGGTCAGCATGGTTGCGCTGGTGCTCATCCCGACGCTCGCGACGTTCACCGGTGTGCTCGGTGCCAGCGGGTTCATGATCACCGAGACCTTCCAGCGCACCGCCGTCGTGCTGGTGATCGTCGCGGTGGTGACCATCCCCGCGGCCGTCATGCTGGCCCGCTATCAGGCCCGGCGCACCATGTGGGAGCAGGAGATCCGCGAATCCGAACGCGCCGCCGAGCACTCCAGGCGGCAACTCGTCGCGTTCGTCAGCCATGACCTGCGGACCCCGCTGGCCGGTATCCGTGCGGTGTCCGAGGCCATCGCCGACGGCGTGGTGTCCGACGAAGAAGTTCGCCTGCACGCCAAGCACATCGAGCAAGAATCGATCCGGCTCTCCGAGATGGTCGACGATCTGTTCGAGATGTCGAAGATCAACGCGGGCGCCGTGCAACCCGCACATGAGCAGGTGGCACTCGACGAGGTCGTCGACGACGTGCTGGCCGCGCACCGGATCGCGGCCGAACGTGCCGGCGTCGCACTGAAAGCCGAGCTGCCCACCGAGCCGGTCCGCGTGGTCGGCAGTGACCGTGCGCTGGTGCGTGTGCTGTCGAACCTCATCGCGAACGCGATCGCGCACACCCCCGACGGCGGCGTCGTCACCCTGACGGTGGGATCCGACGACACAGGCGCCTGGGCCCGCGTCGACGACACCGGGGTCGGCATCGACGAGGCGGACCTGCCGCGGGTGTTCGACATCGCCTACCGCGGGTCCAACGGCCGTGTGCCACGCGCCGATTCGTCGCTGCCCAGTGGGTCGGGTCTCGGCCTGGCGATCGCCGCGGGCCTGGTGGCGGCCCACGGCGGCTCGCTCTCGGCGCACAACCTGGCTGCCGGGGCGCGATTCGAGGTGCGGCTGCCGTTCGCGGAGTAG
- a CDS encoding 1,4-dihydroxy-2-naphthoate polyprenyltransferase, which translates to MASFAQWVEGARPRTLPNAVSPVIAGTGAAAWLDAAVWWKALLALVVALALIVGVNYANDYSDGIRGTDDVRSGPLRLVGSKLASPRAVLTAAILSLAVGAVAGLVLAAVSAPWLIAVGAVCIAGAWLYTGGKKPYGYLGLGEVAVFVFFGLVAVLGTQYTQALRIDWVGVVLAVVMGSLSSAVLVANNLRDIPTDADSGKITLAVRLGDKRTRVLYQLLLVVALVLTVVLAAATPWCLVGLVAAPLAVRAAGPVRSGLGGAALIPVLRDTGLTMLVWSVAVSVALSF; encoded by the coding sequence GTGGCCAGTTTCGCGCAGTGGGTCGAAGGGGCCCGCCCCCGCACGTTGCCCAATGCCGTTTCACCGGTGATCGCAGGCACCGGCGCCGCCGCGTGGCTCGATGCCGCGGTGTGGTGGAAGGCGTTGCTGGCTCTGGTCGTCGCGCTCGCGCTGATCGTGGGCGTCAACTACGCCAACGACTACTCCGACGGCATCCGCGGCACCGATGACGTGCGCTCCGGACCGTTGCGGCTGGTGGGTTCGAAACTGGCGTCGCCCCGAGCGGTGCTGACGGCGGCGATCCTGAGTCTGGCGGTGGGCGCCGTCGCCGGCCTGGTGCTTGCCGCGGTGAGTGCGCCGTGGCTCATCGCGGTCGGCGCCGTGTGCATCGCCGGAGCCTGGCTGTACACCGGCGGCAAGAAGCCCTACGGGTACCTCGGCCTCGGCGAGGTCGCGGTGTTCGTGTTCTTCGGTCTGGTCGCGGTGCTCGGCACGCAGTACACCCAGGCCCTGCGGATCGACTGGGTCGGCGTGGTGCTGGCAGTCGTGATGGGCTCACTGTCGTCGGCCGTCCTCGTCGCCAACAACCTCCGCGACATCCCCACCGACGCCGACTCGGGCAAGATCACGCTGGCCGTGCGCCTGGGCGACAAGCGCACGCGGGTGCTGTATCAGTTGCTGCTGGTGGTAGCTCTGGTTCTGACTGTGGTGCTGGCCGCCGCGACACCGTGGTGTCTGGTCGGTTTGGTGGCCGCGCCGTTGGCGGTGCGGGCCGCCGGGCCGGTGCGTTCAGGGCTCGGCGGGGCCGCGCTGATCCCGGTACTGCGCGACACCGGCCTGACCATGCTGGTGTGGTCCGTCGCGGTGAGCGTGGCGTTGAGTTTCTAG
- a CDS encoding helix-turn-helix domain-containing protein gives MDVPDTASLTSSDPVLGLRTVRALAKTLERLEAIHVANAREQGWSWRAIAEALDVSRQALHQKYNRRK, from the coding sequence ATGGACGTGCCTGACACCGCCAGCCTCACCAGTTCGGACCCTGTTCTGGGCCTGCGGACTGTGCGTGCGTTGGCCAAGACGCTGGAGCGTTTGGAGGCCATTCATGTGGCGAACGCACGCGAGCAGGGTTGGAGTTGGCGGGCCATCGCCGAAGCGCTGGATGTCAGCCGACAGGCACTGCATCAGAAGTACAACCGGAGGAAGTGA
- a CDS encoding response regulator transcription factor yields the protein MTRVLIADDDIVVRDVVRRYLERDGLQVSIAHNGAEAMRLLQTEHIDVAVLDVMMPGPDGLSLCRDLRSDGDYSLPVILLTALGEEDDRIAGLEAGADDYLTKPFSPRELALRVRSVLRRTHGTASTTPATLTVGGLTVSTTARSVTVHGTPVSLTNREFDLLVFFLTHPDTVYSREDLLKLVWRWDFGDMSTVTVHVKRLRSKLGDQHHVQTVWGRGYLWNGNPHAGQ from the coding sequence GTGACGCGGGTATTGATCGCCGACGACGACATCGTCGTGCGCGATGTGGTCCGCCGCTACCTCGAGCGGGACGGTCTGCAGGTGTCCATCGCGCACAACGGCGCGGAGGCCATGCGCTTGCTGCAGACCGAGCACATCGACGTCGCGGTGCTCGACGTCATGATGCCGGGGCCCGACGGCCTGTCACTGTGCCGTGACCTCCGCAGCGACGGCGACTACAGCCTGCCGGTGATCCTTCTGACCGCGCTCGGCGAGGAGGACGACCGCATCGCCGGGCTCGAAGCCGGAGCCGACGACTACCTCACGAAGCCGTTCAGCCCGCGCGAACTCGCGCTGCGCGTGCGCTCGGTGCTGCGGAGAACGCACGGCACCGCGTCGACCACCCCCGCGACCCTCACGGTGGGCGGGCTCACGGTGTCGACGACCGCGCGTTCGGTCACCGTCCACGGCACACCCGTGAGCCTCACCAACCGCGAATTCGACCTCCTGGTGTTCTTCCTGACCCACCCCGACACCGTGTACTCCCGCGAAGACCTGCTGAAACTCGTGTGGCGCTGGGATTTCGGCGACATGTCGACCGTCACCGTGCACGTCAAACGGTTGCGCTCCAAGCTCGGCGACCAGCATCACGTGCAGACCGTGTGGGGCCGCGGCTATCTGTGGAACGGGAATCCGCATGCCGGGCAATGA
- a CDS encoding aminotransferase class V-fold PLP-dependent enzyme yields the protein MREAFGAQFAGAEGFLNSPTFGLPPQFLLDALQRCIADWQAGTLDAASFDEPVRAGRAGYAALVGVPVESVAMAGNVSGALGLVAAAIPDGSRVAVLAGEFTSTTFPFAAQAARGVTLTELTPDELVREAGNYDVVACSLVQSADGAVLDEEALRAAVTGTETLSVVDVTQAAGWRNLDLAWADVTVAAVYKWLLAPRGTAWMSLSERIAEQMTPHAANWYAGEDPWQSIYGLPLRLAADARRFDTSPAWFSVLGASLTLPWLASLDAAAVHAHTVGLADRLRSQIGLPQRDSAIVSLPIADAAERLQRAGIRASVRAGAVRVGFHLYNTDDDLDRLVDALGADRLGV from the coding sequence GTGAGAGAAGCGTTCGGCGCCCAATTCGCCGGGGCGGAGGGATTTCTCAACTCCCCGACATTCGGGTTGCCACCGCAGTTCCTGCTCGACGCGCTGCAGCGCTGTATCGCCGACTGGCAGGCAGGAACCTTGGATGCGGCCTCGTTCGACGAGCCCGTGCGGGCCGGGCGCGCCGGATACGCGGCGCTGGTCGGCGTTCCCGTCGAATCGGTCGCGATGGCGGGCAACGTATCTGGCGCGCTCGGACTGGTTGCCGCGGCGATTCCCGACGGCAGTCGCGTCGCGGTGCTCGCAGGCGAATTCACCAGCACCACGTTCCCGTTCGCGGCGCAGGCGGCCCGCGGCGTGACCCTCACCGAACTGACCCCCGACGAATTGGTGCGCGAGGCGGGCAACTACGACGTCGTGGCGTGCAGCCTGGTGCAGTCGGCCGACGGTGCGGTGCTGGACGAGGAGGCCTTGCGGGCGGCCGTGACGGGCACCGAAACGCTGTCGGTGGTCGATGTCACGCAAGCCGCGGGCTGGCGGAATCTGGATCTCGCGTGGGCCGATGTCACGGTGGCCGCGGTCTACAAATGGCTGCTTGCGCCAAGGGGCACGGCATGGATGTCGTTGAGCGAGCGGATCGCTGAGCAGATGACGCCGCACGCGGCGAACTGGTACGCCGGGGAAGACCCGTGGCAGTCGATCTACGGGCTGCCGCTGCGGCTGGCGGCCGACGCGCGCCGGTTCGACACGTCGCCGGCCTGGTTCTCGGTCCTGGGGGCGAGCCTCACGCTGCCGTGGCTGGCGTCGCTGGACGCTGCGGCCGTGCATGCCCACACCGTCGGGTTGGCCGATCGGTTGCGGAGCCAGATCGGACTGCCGCAGCGGGATTCGGCGATCGTGTCACTTCCGATCGCCGACGCCGCAGAGCGGTTGCAGCGGGCCGGGATTCGCGCGTCGGTGCGTGCCGGTGCGGTGCGGGTGGGCTTTCACCTGTACAACACCGACGACGATCTGGACCGGCTGGTCGACGCCCTGGGAGCAGACCGGCTCGGGGTGTGA
- a CDS encoding endonuclease/exonuclease/phosphatase family protein, whose translation MELERFSVATFNLFNLQDAGKEMYHGAAWTEDQFKNKAWWTAWQLETLNPDVVGLQELWSKTALEKVLAAGSDELKDRYDVLAKPATGKKIVCGALVRKGLLVGEPRWEERFPDAVKLQSTEDANDPQAPRINVTINKFSRPVLNFQVKLRDDEPATEVYVVHLKSKLPTAVNAENWFAADPDLYKPHQTALGAALSTIRRTAEATAVRVMLTSVMKETATPVIVLGDINDGQTSNTANILTEQPRYLVGDSRGGADVGLYTAQTLQEYRDTRDVYYTHVHQDLRESLDHVLVSEQFYDNSRKRRWLFDGLVINNDHLNFDNQKDVGTGDHGVVKVSFKHDPA comes from the coding sequence ATGGAGCTCGAGCGGTTCAGTGTCGCGACCTTCAACCTGTTCAACCTGCAGGACGCGGGTAAGGAGATGTACCACGGCGCCGCATGGACAGAAGACCAGTTCAAGAACAAGGCGTGGTGGACTGCGTGGCAACTGGAAACGCTGAATCCCGATGTCGTCGGCCTGCAGGAATTGTGGAGCAAGACGGCGCTGGAGAAGGTGCTGGCCGCGGGCAGCGATGAGCTGAAGGACCGGTACGACGTGCTCGCGAAACCCGCGACCGGCAAGAAGATCGTCTGTGGTGCGCTGGTGCGTAAAGGCCTGCTGGTCGGCGAACCGCGTTGGGAGGAACGGTTTCCCGACGCGGTGAAGCTGCAGTCGACCGAGGATGCCAACGATCCGCAGGCGCCGCGGATCAACGTCACCATCAACAAGTTCTCCCGGCCGGTGCTCAACTTTCAGGTCAAGCTGCGCGATGACGAGCCGGCCACCGAGGTGTATGTCGTGCACCTGAAGTCGAAGCTGCCCACCGCGGTGAACGCCGAGAACTGGTTCGCGGCGGACCCCGACCTGTACAAGCCGCATCAAACCGCGCTGGGCGCAGCGCTTTCCACGATCCGCCGGACGGCAGAGGCGACCGCCGTGCGGGTGATGCTGACCTCGGTCATGAAGGAAACGGCGACGCCGGTGATCGTGCTTGGCGACATCAACGACGGGCAGACGAGCAACACCGCCAACATCCTCACCGAACAGCCCCGGTACCTCGTCGGGGATTCGCGCGGCGGCGCCGACGTCGGTCTGTACACCGCCCAGACGTTGCAGGAGTACCGCGACACCCGCGACGTCTATTACACGCACGTCCATCAGGATCTGCGGGAATCCCTGGACCACGTGCTGGTCAGCGAGCAGTTCTACGACAACAGCCGCAAGCGGCGCTGGCTGTTCGACGGCCTCGTCATCAACAACGACCACCTCAACTTCGACAACCAGAAGGACGTCGGGACCGGTGACCATGGTGTGGTGAAGGTCAGCTTCAAGCACGATCCGGCGTGA
- a CDS encoding MinD/ParA family ATP-binding protein — translation MDVSSTPPDEPTVIEQPPVSGFRGQHRFSDPAANAPGVTQTAPPPEWTAPTPPQGIPAVPAAAVAPPPAPAAPVDFASPYRDLSTTALLGQRKRAPSTGWRKWLYLASFKQINVGESPKVTHHNNLLTEVSQPLQGCYRIALLSLKGGVGKTTITATLGATFASIRGDRVVAVDANPDRGTLSQKVPLETAATVRHLLRDAEGIERYSDVRSYTSQGPSRLEVLASESDPAVSEAFSSDDYVRTLAVLERFYSLVLTDCGTGLMHSAMSAVLSKADVLIVISSGSVDGARSASATLDWLDAHGHQDLVRNSIAVINAVRPRSGKVDLSKVVDHFSRRCRAVRLVPFDPHLEEGAEISLERLKPRTREALIELAAVVASDFAGPRRSAK, via the coding sequence CCGCCGGTGTCCGGCTTCCGTGGGCAGCACCGGTTCAGTGATCCGGCGGCCAATGCCCCTGGCGTGACCCAGACGGCCCCGCCGCCCGAGTGGACGGCGCCCACGCCGCCGCAGGGCATCCCCGCGGTTCCCGCGGCCGCCGTGGCGCCGCCGCCCGCGCCTGCTGCCCCCGTCGACTTCGCGTCGCCGTATCGGGATCTGTCCACCACGGCGCTGCTCGGTCAGCGCAAACGTGCGCCCTCGACGGGTTGGCGCAAGTGGCTCTACCTCGCGTCGTTCAAGCAGATCAACGTGGGGGAGAGCCCCAAGGTCACCCACCACAACAACCTGCTGACGGAGGTCAGCCAGCCACTGCAGGGGTGCTACCGGATCGCGCTGCTGTCGCTCAAGGGCGGCGTGGGCAAGACCACGATCACCGCGACGCTCGGAGCCACGTTCGCCTCGATCCGCGGTGACCGCGTCGTCGCGGTCGATGCCAACCCCGACCGGGGCACGCTGAGCCAGAAGGTGCCGCTGGAGACCGCCGCGACGGTCCGCCATCTCCTGCGCGACGCCGAGGGCATCGAACGGTACAGCGACGTGCGGTCCTACACCTCGCAGGGGCCGAGCCGGCTGGAGGTGCTGGCGTCCGAAAGCGACCCGGCGGTGTCCGAGGCCTTCAGCTCCGACGACTACGTGCGGACGCTCGCGGTGCTCGAGCGGTTCTACAGCCTGGTGCTCACCGACTGCGGCACGGGGCTCATGCACTCGGCGATGTCGGCGGTGCTGTCGAAAGCCGATGTGCTGATTGTGATCAGCTCCGGTTCGGTCGACGGCGCTCGGAGCGCATCGGCGACGCTCGACTGGCTCGACGCCCACGGGCACCAGGATCTGGTGCGCAACTCGATCGCCGTGATCAACGCGGTGCGGCCGCGTTCGGGCAAGGTGGATCTGTCCAAGGTGGTCGACCATTTCTCGCGACGGTGCCGCGCCGTTCGCCTCGTCCCGTTCGACCCGCACCTGGAAGAGGGCGCCGAGATCAGCCTGGAACGGCTCAAGCCGCGCACCCGCGAGGCGCTGATCGAATTGGCGGCCGTGGTGGCCAGCGACTTTGCCGGGCCCCGCCGGTCGGCCAAGTAG
- a CDS encoding response regulator has protein sequence MAALRVVVADDDVLLREGLASLLDRSGFEVVGQAGDATELLTLVRDKQPQLAVVDIRMPPTHTTEGLDAAKVIRAETPDTGILVLSAHVEVEHATELLASGHGIGYLLKARVTDVSDFVETLERIAKGASVVDPALVSELVSARRRDDPLAALSAREREVLMLMAEGRSNAGIARRLWVTEGTVEKHVRSILTKLNLAETADDHRRVRAVITYLESR, from the coding sequence ATGGCTGCGTTGCGGGTCGTCGTCGCCGACGATGATGTGCTGCTGCGCGAGGGGCTTGCGAGCCTGCTCGACCGGTCAGGGTTCGAGGTGGTCGGCCAGGCGGGCGACGCGACAGAACTGCTCACGCTCGTGCGCGACAAGCAACCCCAGCTGGCAGTGGTGGACATCCGGATGCCACCGACACACACCACCGAAGGGCTCGACGCCGCCAAGGTCATCCGCGCCGAGACCCCGGACACCGGGATCCTGGTGTTGTCCGCACACGTCGAGGTCGAGCACGCCACCGAACTGCTCGCCAGCGGTCACGGCATCGGCTACCTGCTCAAGGCCCGCGTCACCGATGTCAGCGATTTCGTCGAGACCCTGGAACGGATCGCCAAAGGCGCCTCGGTGGTCGACCCCGCACTGGTGTCCGAATTGGTCTCGGCACGGCGCCGCGACGACCCGCTTGCGGCGCTGAGTGCCCGCGAGCGCGAGGTGCTCATGCTCATGGCCGAAGGCCGGTCGAATGCCGGTATCGCCCGCAGGCTATGGGTCACCGAGGGCACCGTCGAGAAGCACGTCCGCAGCATCCTGACCAAGCTGAACCTCGCCGAGACCGCCGATGACCATCGCCGCGTCCGCGCGGTCATCACCTACCTGGAGTCGCGATAA
- a CDS encoding S-methyl-5'-thioadenosine phosphorylase → MLGVIGGSGFYTFFGSDARTIALDTPYGEPSAPITVGTVGDHEVAFLPRHGVKHEYSPHTVPYRANMWALRALGVRRIFAPCAVGSLTTALGPGSMVVPDQLVDRTSGRADTYFDSGGIHVSFADPYCPALRTAAAGLPGVIDGGTMVVIQGPRFSTRAESRWYASQGFTLVNMTGYPEAVLARELEMCYAAIALVTDLDAGVEAGEGVRTVDVFAEFERNMPPFKKLVREALEAAVAVDGDRTCAHCLSHEGVTLPFELP, encoded by the coding sequence ATGCTCGGAGTCATCGGCGGCAGCGGTTTCTACACGTTCTTCGGGTCTGACGCGCGCACCATCGCACTGGACACTCCCTATGGCGAACCCAGTGCGCCGATCACCGTCGGCACCGTCGGCGATCACGAGGTCGCGTTCCTACCGCGGCACGGCGTCAAGCATGAATACTCGCCGCACACCGTGCCCTACCGCGCCAACATGTGGGCGCTGCGAGCCTTGGGGGTCAGGCGCATCTTCGCTCCGTGCGCCGTGGGCAGCCTGACCACCGCGCTCGGGCCCGGGTCGATGGTGGTGCCCGATCAGCTGGTGGACCGCACCAGCGGGCGCGCCGACACGTATTTCGATTCGGGCGGTATCCATGTCAGCTTTGCCGACCCGTACTGTCCGGCGCTGCGCACCGCGGCCGCGGGGCTGCCGGGCGTGATCGACGGCGGCACCATGGTGGTGATCCAGGGGCCGCGGTTTTCGACGCGGGCCGAGAGCCGCTGGTACGCGAGCCAGGGCTTCACGTTGGTCAACATGACGGGCTATCCCGAGGCGGTGCTGGCTCGTGAACTCGAAATGTGTTATGCCGCCATCGCTTTGGTAACCGATCTGGACGCCGGGGTCGAGGCCGGAGAGGGTGTCAGGACTGTCGACGTGTTCGCCGAGTTCGAGCGCAACATGCCGCCGTTCAAGAAGCTCGTGCGGGAGGCATTGGAAGCCGCGGTAGCCGTCGACGGCGATCGCACCTGCGCACACTGCCTGTCCCATGAGGGCGTGACCTTGCCGTTCGAACTGCCGTGA